Within the Planctomycetota bacterium genome, the region TCTCGTCGCGGCGGTCCTTTTCGGCGGTTCCGCGGTCCCGCAGGAGGAGGCCTTCGACCGCGAGGGAGTCGAGTTTTTCGAGAAGAAGATCCGGCCCGTCTTCGTCGAGAAGTGCTTCTCCTGTCACAGCGCCCGGCAGGGCAAGCGCAAGGGGGGGCTCTCCCTGGACACCCGCGCGGAGATTCTCCGGGGAGGAGACCGGGGGCCGGCCGTCCGTCCCGGCGATCCCGAAGCGAGCCCTCTGATCCAGGCGATCCGGTACGCGGACGAGGACTTTCAGATGCCGCCCCGCGGCCGCCTGCCGGCGTCCGTGGTGGCCGACTTCGAGGCGTGGGTGCGCCGCGGGGCTCCGGATCCGCGGTCCGGCACGGTCGAAGCGGGTCCCGCGGCGGCGGCTCCGCGCAAGGATCTCTGGTCTCTGGGCCCGTTGCGCGCGGGGTCGCCTCCGGAGGTCCGCCGCGCCGACTGGGTCCGCACGCCCGTGGATCGCTTCGTCCTGGCGCGTCTGGAGGAGGCGGGGCTGGCTCCGAACGGCCCGGCCGATCGGCGCCGCTGGATCCGCCGGCTCTCGTTCGGGCTTCTGGGGCTCCCGCCTTCGCCGGAGGAGGTCGAGCGCTTCGTCCACGACCCCGCGCCGGACGCCCTCGAGCGCCTGGTGGACCGGCTTCTGGCGAGCCCGCACTACGGCGAACGCTGGGGGCGGTTTTGGCTCGATGCCGCCCGCTTCGCCGAAAGCCACGGCTTCGAGCAGGACTACGACCGCGAGCACGCCTGGCCGTACCGCGATTTCGTCATCCGGGCCTTCAACGAGGACCTTCCCTTCGACCGATTCGTGGCCTGGCAGATCGCCGGAGACGAGCTGGCGCCGGACAACCCCTGGGCCTGGGCCGCGACCGGCTTTCTCGGCGCCGGCGCCTTCCCCACGCAGCTGACGGAAGCCGAGTTCGAGTCCGCCCGGTACGACGAGCTGGACAACATGGTCTCGACTCTCGGCTCGGCCATGCTCGGCCTGAGCATCGGCTGCGCCCGCTGTCACGACCACAAGTACGATCCGATTCCCACGGCGGAGTACTACCGGCTGGCGGCGATCTTTACGAGGACGATCCGCAGCCATGTGGAACTCGATCTGGGCCTGGAGGCTCCGCCGGGGGCCGCCGCCCGGCCGGGCCCGCGTCCGGTTCTCGTGACGACCGAAGGCCTCAAACCGCTCAAGCATCACGCCGACGAGCGGGGCTTCCCGCACTTCTATCCGGAGACGTACGTGCTGGCGCGGGGGGATGTTCAGCGCAAGCAGGGGGTCGCCGTTCCGGGTTTCCTCGGCGTCCTGAGCCGTGCTCCGGAAGGGGAAGGGCGCTGGCTGCGTCCGCCTCCGCCGGGGGCGCGGACGCCGCACCGTCGCGCCGGTCTGGCGCGGTGGATCACGGACGTGGAACACGGCGCGGGGGCGCTTCTGGCGCGCGTGATCGTCAACCGCCTCTGGCACCACCATTTCGGGCGCGGGCTCGTGGCCACTCCGAACGACTTCGGCGCCCAGGGAGAGCCGCCGTCCCATCCGGAGCTTCTCGAGTGGCTGGCCGCGGAGCTGGTCCGCGGCGGCTGGCGGCTCAAGCCGATTCAGAAGCTCCTCGTCACCAGCGCCGTTTATCTTCAGAGCTCCGATGCCGATCCGGCCCGGGACCGGGCCGATCCCGCCAACCGGCTTCTCGGGCGCCGCGAGGTGCGCCGGCTGGAGGCCGAGGCCATCCGGGACGCGCTTCTGGCCACGGCCGGGCTGCTCGACCGGCGGATGTACGGGCCGGGCACGCTCGACGAGGGGATGACGCGCCGGAGCGTCTACTTTTTCGTCAAGCGGAGCCGGCTGATTCCCATGATGCAGGTGTTCGACGCGCCGGAGCCGCTTCTGAGCGCCGGGAGCCGGCCGACGACGACGGTGGCCCCGCAGGCGCTTCTTTTCCTCAACAGCCCGCACGTGCGCCGCTGGGCGGCGGCGTTCGGGGCGCGCCTGGCGGAGGAGGCGACCCCGGAGGCGGTCGCCGAGCGCGGCTATCGCCTGGCGCTGGCGAGGGCCCCGACCCCGGCTGAGCGCGCCGCCGCCGCGGAGTTCCTGCGGGCGCAGGAGGACTCCTACCGCCGGGAGGGCGTCCCCGCGGCCGGCGCCGCCGCGCGGGCCCGGACCGATTTCGCCCACGCGCTGTTCTGTCTGAACGAGTTCGTTTACGTGGACTGACCGCCATGACGCTTTCGAGACGGGAACTTCTGGCCCGGGCCGGAGGAGGGATCGGGATCCTCGCGCTGGCGGACCTCCTGCGGCAGGAGGGGCTTCTGGCGCGGGAAGGGGCGCCGGGGGATCCTTTGGCGCCGCGCGCGCCGCATTTCCCGGCCCGCGCGAAGGCCGTGATCTGGATCTTCATCAACGGCGGACCGTCGCACGTCGACACGTGGGACTACAAGCCCGAGCTGGAGCGGCGGGACGGCCAGGAGCTGGCCGGGCTGAACAAGTTCACCGGCTTCTTCGCCAACGAGGTCGGGCCGCTCATGAAGTCCCCGTTCCGCTTCGCGCGGCACGGCCGGTGCGGCAAGTGGGTCTCCGAAATCTTCCCCTTCCTGGCCCGGCACGTGGACAAGATGGCGTTCATTCACTCCGGATATACGGAATCCAACAATCACAGCCCGGCGCTTTTCATGATGAACTCGGGCGAACCCCGGATGGGCTACCCGTGCGTGGGGTCGTGGGTGACCTACGGTCTCGGGTCCGAAAGCCGCAACCTGCCGGCGTTCGTCGTCATGTCCGATCCGCTGGGGCGGGGGCTTCCCAAGGGGCACGCCCAGAACTGGGGAGCGGGGTTCCTGCCGAGCGTGTACCAGGGGACCTACCTGCGGCCGTCCGGACCTCCCATCGACAACATGACGCCCCCCCAGGAGCTGGCGGGGGAGCGCCAGCGCCGGATGCTCGATCTGGTCGGGCGCCTGAACGCGCGCCCGGCGGAGGGGCATCCGGCCGAGCGGGAGCTGGCGGCGCGGATCGAAAGCTTCGAGCTGGCGTTCCGCATGCAGAGCGCGGCGCCCGAGGCGTTCGACCTGGAGCGGGAACCGGAGTACCTCCGGAAGC harbors:
- a CDS encoding PSD1 and planctomycete cytochrome C domain-containing protein codes for the protein MKPAAALVAAVLFGGSAVPQEEAFDREGVEFFEKKIRPVFVEKCFSCHSARQGKRKGGLSLDTRAEILRGGDRGPAVRPGDPEASPLIQAIRYADEDFQMPPRGRLPASVVADFEAWVRRGAPDPRSGTVEAGPAAAAPRKDLWSLGPLRAGSPPEVRRADWVRTPVDRFVLARLEEAGLAPNGPADRRRWIRRLSFGLLGLPPSPEEVERFVHDPAPDALERLVDRLLASPHYGERWGRFWLDAARFAESHGFEQDYDREHAWPYRDFVIRAFNEDLPFDRFVAWQIAGDELAPDNPWAWAATGFLGAGAFPTQLTEAEFESARYDELDNMVSTLGSAMLGLSIGCARCHDHKYDPIPTAEYYRLAAIFTRTIRSHVELDLGLEAPPGAAARPGPRPVLVTTEGLKPLKHHADERGFPHFYPETYVLARGDVQRKQGVAVPGFLGVLSRAPEGEGRWLRPPPPGARTPHRRAGLARWITDVEHGAGALLARVIVNRLWHHHFGRGLVATPNDFGAQGEPPSHPELLEWLAAELVRGGWRLKPIQKLLVTSAVYLQSSDADPARDRADPANRLLGRREVRRLEAEAIRDALLATAGLLDRRMYGPGTLDEGMTRRSVYFFVKRSRLIPMMQVFDAPEPLLSAGSRPTTTVAPQALLFLNSPHVRRWAAAFGARLAEEATPEAVAERGYRLALARAPTPAERAAAAEFLRAQEDSYRREGVPAAGAAARARTDFAHALFCLNEFVYVD
- a CDS encoding DUF1501 domain-containing protein, producing the protein MTLSRRELLARAGGGIGILALADLLRQEGLLAREGAPGDPLAPRAPHFPARAKAVIWIFINGGPSHVDTWDYKPELERRDGQELAGLNKFTGFFANEVGPLMKSPFRFARHGRCGKWVSEIFPFLARHVDKMAFIHSGYTESNNHSPALFMMNSGEPRMGYPCVGSWVTYGLGSESRNLPAFVVMSDPLGRGLPKGHAQNWGAGFLPSVYQGTYLRPSGPPIDNMTPPQELAGERQRRMLDLVGRLNARPAEGHPAERELAARIESFELAFRMQSAAPEAFDLEREPEYLRKLYGLDHKPCAHFARQCLIARRLVERGVRFVQIYSGGMENQLSWDGHKDIKGNHAGFALETDQPVAALLADLEQRGMLEETLVIWGGEFGRLPVAQKGEKPGRDHNPHAFTVWLAGGGVRGGVSYGATDEIGFKAVENRVSVHDLHATILSLLGLDHTKLTFRHNSLEQRLTTITVEARVIREILA